One window of Papaver somniferum cultivar HN1 chromosome 9, ASM357369v1, whole genome shotgun sequence genomic DNA carries:
- the LOC113313622 gene encoding 40S ribosomal protein S10-1-like: MIMSEKNRREISKYLFQEGVLYAKKDFNLAKHPDIDVPNLQVIKLMQSFKSKEYVRETFAWMHYYWFLTNDGIEFLRTYLNLPSEIVPNTLKKSAQTGRAPQGDRPRRNYEGGDRPRFGGDRDGYRGGPRGGAPGEFGGDKGGAPAEYQPQFKGSGGRGGFGRGGGGGFGGGAAGSGLP; the protein is encoded by the exons ATG attaTGTCCGAGAAGAACCGTCGTGAGATTTCAAAGTACCTCTTCCAAG agGGAGTACTGTATGCAAAGAAGGATTTCAACTTGGCAAAGCATCCAGACATTGATGTACCAAATCTACAAGTGATTAAGCTTATGCAGAGTTTTAAATCAAAGGAATACGTTCGCGAGACATTCGCATGGATGCATTACTACTGGTTTTTGACTAATGATGGTATTGAGTTTTTGAGGACTTACTTGAATCTACCATCTGAGATTGTGCCTAACACTTTGAAGAAATCTGCTCAAACTGGAAGAGCACCACAGGGTGACAGACCTAG GCGTAATTATGAAGGTGGTGACAGACCTAGATTTGGTGGTGACAGAGATGGATACCGTGGTGGTCCAAGAGGGGGAGCACCAGGGGAGTTTGGAGGAGATAAGGGTGGTGCTCCAGCAGAGTATCAGCCACAATTTAAG GGTTCAGGAGGTAGGGGTGGTTTTggtcgtggtggtggtggtggctttGGTGGTGGCGCCGCAGGATCAGGTCTTCCTTAA